In Parasteatoda tepidariorum isolate YZ-2023 chromosome 2, CAS_Ptep_4.0, whole genome shotgun sequence, one DNA window encodes the following:
- the LOC107438766 gene encoding glycerate kinase isoform X1, giving the protein MINFSRTKLLSYLRKSLKVGHFHYSSAFTMEKLCNDAKGMFQAAVSSVQPETLINQSVEVDSNFVQIQGQKFDLRRNIYIVGFGKAVLGMADALENKLKEHLVSGIVSIPDGSKSSSNQQRYSSIQVYKGAYNNIPDEKSYLAARKISELVASLTETDLLFILISGGGSALLPSPKEPITLEEKIKVIKLLASKGASINELNTVRKRLSELKGGGLAKLAKPAKVVSLILSDIIGDPLDLIASGPTVKNTDPPTLPLNIIEKYKLINEIPKAVLNLLENVKEESDDDIHFSHVSNFIIGSNRVALEAAALASKSLDYHPIIVTDAFSGMARLVSRKLIHMTALMLEGKIESAIEIYKTLNLPEKTLPIFLSSYTKLKSERRKLCILLGGETTVEVCGTGIGGRNQELALAASIELSIKKLKNDIVLLSSGTDGIDGPTDAAGALATKHVIELAEKENLNFNCLLNNNDSYTFYSKLCNGKFHIKTGHTGTNVMDIIIILINC; this is encoded by the exons ATGATAA ATTTTTCAAGAACTAAGCTCTTatcgtatttaagaaaaagtttgaaGGTAGGTCATTTCCATTATAGCAGTGCTTTTACAATGGAGAAACTATGCAATGACGCAAAAGGAATGTTCCAGGCAGCAGTGAGTTCTGTGCAACCTGAAACTTTAATTAACCAATCCGTTGAAGTTGactcaaattttgttcaaattcaaGGACAAAAATTTGATCTTCGGAGAAACATTTATATTGTAGGTTTTGGCAAAGCCGTTTTGGGAATGGCAGATGcactagaaaataaattgaaagaacatTTGGTGTCAGGAATAGTGTCTATTCCAGATGGCTCTAAAAGTTCAA gtAACCAGCAAAGATATTCAAGCATACAAGTTTATAAAGGAGCGTATAATAATATTCCTGATGAAAAATCTTATCTAGCAGCCagaaaaatttctgaacttGTGGCATCATTAACAGAAACAGATTTACTGTTTATACTCATTTCTG gtggAGGCTCAGCTTTATTACCTTCGCCAAAAGAACCTATAACTTTAgaagagaaaattaaagttataaagttGCTAGCATCCAAAGGTGCATCAATTAACGAATTAAATACAGTGCGTAAAAGACTTTCAGAATTGAAAGGTGGTGGATTAGCAAAGCTAGCAAAACCTGCAAAG gttgTCAGTCTTATATTATCTGATATAATTGGAGACCCTCTAGATTTAATTGCAAGTGGACCAACAGTTAAAAACACAGATCCTCCGACGCTTCCTTTAAATATCAtagaaaagtataaattaataaatgaaataccaAAAGCCGTTTTAAATCTTCTAGAAAATGTTAAAGAAGAATCAGATGATGATATACATTTTTCACATGTAAGCAACTTTATAATAGGAAGCAATCGAGTAGCATTGGAAGCTGCAGCCTTGGCATCAAAAAGTCTTGACTATCATCCTATAATAGTTACCGATGCATTTTCTGGAATGGCTCGATTGGTTAGCAGAAAATTAATACATATGACTGCTTTAATGCTAGAAGGTAAGATAGAATCAGCTATAGAAATATACAAAACATTAAATCTACCAGAAAAAACACTGCCTATTTTTTTGAGTTCTTATACCAAACTGAAATCCGAGAGAAGAAAACTTTGTATACTCTTAGGAGGTGAAACAACTGTCGAAGTATGTGGTACTGGAATTGGTGGTCGAAATCAAGAACTAGCTTTAGCAGCGTCAATAGAATTGagtataaaaaaacttaaaaatgatattgtGCTACTTAGTTCAGGTACAGATGGGATTGATGGCCCTACTGATGCAGCAGGTGCGTTAGCTACAAAACATGTGATAGAGTTGGctgagaaagaaaatttaaattttaactgcttattgaataataatgatTCTTACACATTTTATTCGAAACTGTGTAAtggaaaatttcatattaaaactgGACACACAGGTACAAATGTAAtggatattataattatattaattaattgctaa
- the LOC107438766 gene encoding glycerate kinase isoform X2 produces the protein MEKLCNDAKGMFQAAVSSVQPETLINQSVEVDSNFVQIQGQKFDLRRNIYIVGFGKAVLGMADALENKLKEHLVSGIVSIPDGSKSSSNQQRYSSIQVYKGAYNNIPDEKSYLAARKISELVASLTETDLLFILISGGGSALLPSPKEPITLEEKIKVIKLLASKGASINELNTVRKRLSELKGGGLAKLAKPAKVVSLILSDIIGDPLDLIASGPTVKNTDPPTLPLNIIEKYKLINEIPKAVLNLLENVKEESDDDIHFSHVSNFIIGSNRVALEAAALASKSLDYHPIIVTDAFSGMARLVSRKLIHMTALMLEGKIESAIEIYKTLNLPEKTLPIFLSSYTKLKSERRKLCILLGGETTVEVCGTGIGGRNQELALAASIELSIKKLKNDIVLLSSGTDGIDGPTDAAGALATKHVIELAEKENLNFNCLLNNNDSYTFYSKLCNGKFHIKTGHTGTNVMDIIIILINC, from the exons ATGGAGAAACTATGCAATGACGCAAAAGGAATGTTCCAGGCAGCAGTGAGTTCTGTGCAACCTGAAACTTTAATTAACCAATCCGTTGAAGTTGactcaaattttgttcaaattcaaGGACAAAAATTTGATCTTCGGAGAAACATTTATATTGTAGGTTTTGGCAAAGCCGTTTTGGGAATGGCAGATGcactagaaaataaattgaaagaacatTTGGTGTCAGGAATAGTGTCTATTCCAGATGGCTCTAAAAGTTCAA gtAACCAGCAAAGATATTCAAGCATACAAGTTTATAAAGGAGCGTATAATAATATTCCTGATGAAAAATCTTATCTAGCAGCCagaaaaatttctgaacttGTGGCATCATTAACAGAAACAGATTTACTGTTTATACTCATTTCTG gtggAGGCTCAGCTTTATTACCTTCGCCAAAAGAACCTATAACTTTAgaagagaaaattaaagttataaagttGCTAGCATCCAAAGGTGCATCAATTAACGAATTAAATACAGTGCGTAAAAGACTTTCAGAATTGAAAGGTGGTGGATTAGCAAAGCTAGCAAAACCTGCAAAG gttgTCAGTCTTATATTATCTGATATAATTGGAGACCCTCTAGATTTAATTGCAAGTGGACCAACAGTTAAAAACACAGATCCTCCGACGCTTCCTTTAAATATCAtagaaaagtataaattaataaatgaaataccaAAAGCCGTTTTAAATCTTCTAGAAAATGTTAAAGAAGAATCAGATGATGATATACATTTTTCACATGTAAGCAACTTTATAATAGGAAGCAATCGAGTAGCATTGGAAGCTGCAGCCTTGGCATCAAAAAGTCTTGACTATCATCCTATAATAGTTACCGATGCATTTTCTGGAATGGCTCGATTGGTTAGCAGAAAATTAATACATATGACTGCTTTAATGCTAGAAGGTAAGATAGAATCAGCTATAGAAATATACAAAACATTAAATCTACCAGAAAAAACACTGCCTATTTTTTTGAGTTCTTATACCAAACTGAAATCCGAGAGAAGAAAACTTTGTATACTCTTAGGAGGTGAAACAACTGTCGAAGTATGTGGTACTGGAATTGGTGGTCGAAATCAAGAACTAGCTTTAGCAGCGTCAATAGAATTGagtataaaaaaacttaaaaatgatattgtGCTACTTAGTTCAGGTACAGATGGGATTGATGGCCCTACTGATGCAGCAGGTGCGTTAGCTACAAAACATGTGATAGAGTTGGctgagaaagaaaatttaaattttaactgcttattgaataataatgatTCTTACACATTTTATTCGAAACTGTGTAAtggaaaatttcatattaaaactgGACACACAGGTACAAATGTAAtggatattataattatattaattaattgctaa
- the LOC107438768 gene encoding serine/Arginine-related protein 53 isoform X2, which produces MPRYSSDSDASLRSRSRRKKTKKTRHRSSSLSSTNSDKSKSLHKSRNRSKDRHSRRSRSSSSRSRSKRIRKRSYSNDRRDRRSNSHSRDRKSLSISPLRKHKVRRRSTSKGRRSRSRSLSHGRKSRSLSRDYKSRSRSRDRKSRSKSDDRSISRKGSHRKHHRRHSSSRRKHRKRKSRSHSRDKHTYRSRSDSQDSHTRSARHSRRSSRSKSSSPGRLKLSKGNEIKASKDNHELLKVQAVLKAAANATASLREKGLLPESSSKESKSVSENLELSIDEQLRRAKAIDDINASSFVQQDFKSSRSWGKKKLEIPVELSKNGVDSENSENLSNIKADDSWKNDPAKLVHPSLFEDLEKKKQLWKERLASLRHLINT; this is translated from the exons atgccaAGATACAGTAGTGATTCTGATGCATCTTTAAGAAGCAGATCTAGACGGAAAAAAACCAAGAAAACTAGACATCGAAG CTCATCTCTATCTTCAACAAATTCCGACAAGTCTAAAAGTCTCCATAAGAGTCGAAATAGATCAAAAGATCGTCATTCTCGAAGATCCAGATCCAGCAGTTCTCGCTCTAGAAGCAAGAGAATTCGTAAAAGATCTTATTCGAATGATCGAAGGGATCGCAGAAGTAATTCTCACTCAAGAGATCGGAAATCCCTAAGTATATCACCATTAAGAAAACACAAAGTAAGAAGACGATCTACTTCGAAAGGTAGAAGATCAAGGTCTAGATCTCTTTCACATGGCCGTAAAAGTCGCTCTCTCTCTAGAGATTACAAATCTAGATCACGCTCAAGAGATAGAAAATCAAGGAGTAAATCTGATGATCGTAGTATTTCTCGTAAAGGCAGTCATAGAAAGCACCACCGGAGACATTCTTCTTCTAGACGTAAGCACCGAAAAAGGAAATCTAGATCCCATAGCCGAGATAAGCACACATATAGGTCTAGGTCTGATTCACAGGATTCCCATACCCGCAGTGCCAGGCACTCACGACGAAGTTCTCGTTCAAAATCTTCATCTCCTggaag gttaaAGTTATCAAAAGGAAATGAGATCAAAGCAAGTAAAGAT AACCATGAACTTCTCAAAGTCCAAGCTGTTCTTAAGGCTGCtg CCAATGCCACTGCTTCACTTCGAGAAAAAGGACTTTTGCCAGAAAGCTCTAGTAAAGAATCCAAGTCTGTGTCTGAAAATTTAGAACTTAGTATTGATGAGCAGCTTAGAAGAGCCAAAGCTATAGATGATATAAATGCGTCATCTTTTGTACAGCAAGACTTTAAATCTTCAAGATCATGGGGCAAAAAAAAGTTGGAG ataccAGTTGAACTTTCTAAAAATGGAGTAGATTctgaaaattcagaaaatttgagTAACATTAAAGCAGATGATAGTTGGAAAAATGATCCAGCGAAATTGGTTCATCCGAGT ttGTTTGAAGATTTAGAAAAGAAGAAACAGTTGTGGAAAGAAAGACTTGCTTCATTAAGACatctaataaatacataa
- the LOC107438768 gene encoding serine/Arginine-related protein 53 isoform X1 — translation MPRYSSDSDASLRSRSRRKKTKKTRHRSSSSLSSTNSDKSKSLHKSRNRSKDRHSRRSRSSSSRSRSKRIRKRSYSNDRRDRRSNSHSRDRKSLSISPLRKHKVRRRSTSKGRRSRSRSLSHGRKSRSLSRDYKSRSRSRDRKSRSKSDDRSISRKGSHRKHHRRHSSSRRKHRKRKSRSHSRDKHTYRSRSDSQDSHTRSARHSRRSSRSKSSSPGRLKLSKGNEIKASKDNHELLKVQAVLKAAANATASLREKGLLPESSSKESKSVSENLELSIDEQLRRAKAIDDINASSFVQQDFKSSRSWGKKKLEIPVELSKNGVDSENSENLSNIKADDSWKNDPAKLVHPSLFEDLEKKKQLWKERLASLRHLINT, via the exons atgccaAGATACAGTAGTGATTCTGATGCATCTTTAAGAAGCAGATCTAGACGGAAAAAAACCAAGAAAACTAGACATCGAAG TAGCTCATCTCTATCTTCAACAAATTCCGACAAGTCTAAAAGTCTCCATAAGAGTCGAAATAGATCAAAAGATCGTCATTCTCGAAGATCCAGATCCAGCAGTTCTCGCTCTAGAAGCAAGAGAATTCGTAAAAGATCTTATTCGAATGATCGAAGGGATCGCAGAAGTAATTCTCACTCAAGAGATCGGAAATCCCTAAGTATATCACCATTAAGAAAACACAAAGTAAGAAGACGATCTACTTCGAAAGGTAGAAGATCAAGGTCTAGATCTCTTTCACATGGCCGTAAAAGTCGCTCTCTCTCTAGAGATTACAAATCTAGATCACGCTCAAGAGATAGAAAATCAAGGAGTAAATCTGATGATCGTAGTATTTCTCGTAAAGGCAGTCATAGAAAGCACCACCGGAGACATTCTTCTTCTAGACGTAAGCACCGAAAAAGGAAATCTAGATCCCATAGCCGAGATAAGCACACATATAGGTCTAGGTCTGATTCACAGGATTCCCATACCCGCAGTGCCAGGCACTCACGACGAAGTTCTCGTTCAAAATCTTCATCTCCTggaag gttaaAGTTATCAAAAGGAAATGAGATCAAAGCAAGTAAAGAT AACCATGAACTTCTCAAAGTCCAAGCTGTTCTTAAGGCTGCtg CCAATGCCACTGCTTCACTTCGAGAAAAAGGACTTTTGCCAGAAAGCTCTAGTAAAGAATCCAAGTCTGTGTCTGAAAATTTAGAACTTAGTATTGATGAGCAGCTTAGAAGAGCCAAAGCTATAGATGATATAAATGCGTCATCTTTTGTACAGCAAGACTTTAAATCTTCAAGATCATGGGGCAAAAAAAAGTTGGAG ataccAGTTGAACTTTCTAAAAATGGAGTAGATTctgaaaattcagaaaatttgagTAACATTAAAGCAGATGATAGTTGGAAAAATGATCCAGCGAAATTGGTTCATCCGAGT ttGTTTGAAGATTTAGAAAAGAAGAAACAGTTGTGGAAAGAAAGACTTGCTTCATTAAGACatctaataaatacataa